From the genome of Lotus japonicus ecotype B-129 chromosome 6, LjGifu_v1.2, one region includes:
- the LOC130726588 gene encoding abscisic acid and environmental stress-inducible protein-like encodes MMSSLRIQNLRQQLLEAEEAAARELEPKSNHGTSNSFNNHGGGGQNFSNAKINSGANSGDQDSYGQDYFSDAKINRGANYGDRYGYGQDYFSNNAKINSGTNSADRNRYRTANNYGGRALNNGGTFNGHGNGGFIDGDFHAPTTNYNY; translated from the coding sequence ATGATGTCAAGTCTTAGGATTCAAAACCTCCGCCAGCAGCTTCTGGAGGCTGAGGAAGCAGCAGCAAGAGAGCTGGAGCCCAAGTCCAACCATGGAACTTCAAACTCATTTAACAACCACGGTGGCGGTGGCCAAAATTTCTCCAATGCAAAGATCAATAGTGGCGCAAACTCCGGCGACCAGGACAGTTACGGCCAAGACTATTTCTCCGATGCAAAGATCAATCGTGGCGCAAACTATGGCGACCGCTACGGGTATGGCCAAGATTATTTCTCCAACAATGCAAAGATCAATAGTGGCACAAACTCAGCCGACCGCAACAGGTACCGCACAGCAAACAACTATGGAGGTCGGGCTTTAAACAATGGCGGCACTTTCAATGGCCATGGCAACGGAGGCTTTATCGATGGTGACTTTCATGCCCCAACAACAAACTACAACTATTAG